Proteins found in one Nostoc sp. NIES-3756 genomic segment:
- the rfbB gene encoding dTDP-glucose 4,6-dehydratase, whose product MSKLDIPQITTAVVADSSASLTPSILITGGAGFIGSNFVHHWYENYPSDRIIVLDALTYAGNRQNLADIEGKANLRFVKGNICDRALVDRLLAQESISAIAHFAAESHVDRSIVAPDAFVQTNVVGTFTLLEAFRHHWEKQGKPEHYRFLHVSTDEVYGSLDPDDPAFTETTPYAPNSPYSASKAGSDHLVRAYHHTYGLPTLITNCSNNYGPYHFPEKLIPLICINILLGKPLPIYGDGLNIRDWLHVWDHCRALDIVINQGKPGEIYNIGGNSEIKNIDLVKMICGLMDKLAPNLPVSPASKLITFVKDRPGHDRRYAINATKIKTELGWEPQQTISTGLRQTVDWYINHRHWWESILERLEVKGERL is encoded by the coding sequence ATGAGCAAACTTGATATCCCACAAATCACAACGGCAGTTGTAGCTGATTCATCTGCTTCCTTGACTCCATCTATTTTGATTACAGGTGGTGCAGGCTTTATTGGCTCAAATTTCGTCCATCATTGGTATGAGAATTATCCAAGCGATCGCATCATAGTTTTAGACGCTCTTACCTATGCTGGAAATCGTCAAAACTTAGCCGATATAGAAGGCAAAGCCAATTTAAGATTTGTTAAGGGAAATATTTGCGATCGCGCCTTGGTTGATAGGCTACTGGCACAGGAGAGTATTAGTGCGATCGCACATTTTGCGGCAGAATCTCATGTTGATCGCTCAATTGTTGCGCCTGATGCCTTTGTTCAAACAAATGTTGTCGGTACGTTCACCTTGCTAGAAGCGTTTCGCCATCATTGGGAGAAACAAGGTAAACCAGAACACTATCGTTTCTTACATGTCTCCACAGATGAAGTTTACGGTAGCCTTGACCCAGACGACCCAGCTTTTACAGAAACTACCCCTTACGCCCCCAATAGCCCCTATTCTGCATCAAAAGCTGGTAGTGACCATCTAGTACGGGCTTATCATCACACATACGGTTTACCAACCTTAATCACAAATTGCTCAAATAACTACGGCCCCTATCATTTCCCCGAAAAGTTAATACCCTTAATCTGTATCAATATACTCTTAGGTAAACCCTTACCTATATACGGGGATGGGCTAAATATCCGTGATTGGCTACACGTATGGGATCATTGCCGTGCATTGGATATTGTAATTAATCAAGGTAAACCAGGGGAAATTTACAACATAGGTGGTAACAGCGAAATCAAAAATATTGACCTCGTAAAGATGATATGTGGATTAATGGACAAATTAGCGCCTAATTTACCAGTCTCTCCCGCCAGTAAACTAATTACTTTTGTCAAAGACCGCCCTGGTCATGATCGCCGCTACGCAATTAATGCTACAAAAATCAAAACAGAATTAGGTTGGGAACCCCAACAGACAATCTCCACTGGATTACGCCAGACCGTTGATTGGTATATAAATCATCGTCATTGGTGGGAATCAATTTTAGAGAGGTTAGAGGTTAAAGGTGAGAGGTTGTAG
- a CDS encoding tellurite resistance TerB family protein produces MNLLDTFLGRENQAPEPLSSAEAFVAIVLLATASDGYLSDAQERSILGELSRSKPLRNYSTDAIAQLCNKIFIILRRDGFNALFNWAKESLSSDLREAAFAVSSDLVLSESHINEEEINFLNDLYQALSISPDIATKILQAMLLKNQIKAN; encoded by the coding sequence ATGAATTTATTGGACACATTCCTGGGCAGAGAAAACCAAGCCCCAGAGCCACTTAGTTCCGCCGAAGCATTTGTTGCTATAGTTTTACTGGCAACAGCTTCAGATGGTTACTTATCCGATGCACAAGAGCGTTCTATCTTGGGTGAATTGTCCCGTTCAAAACCCTTGAGGAATTACTCTACAGATGCCATCGCCCAGTTGTGTAACAAAATATTTATAATTCTCCGGCGAGATGGTTTTAATGCCTTATTTAATTGGGCTAAAGAATCTCTATCATCAGATTTACGAGAAGCAGCTTTTGCTGTATCTAGTGATTTGGTTTTAAGTGAAAGCCATATTAACGAAGAAGAAATAAACTTTTTAAATGATTTATATCAAGCCTTGAGTATTTCCCCTGACATAGCAACAAAAATTTTACAAGCAATGTTACTCAAAAATCAAATTAAAGCTAATTAA
- a CDS encoding UDP-N-acetylmuramoyl-tripeptide--D-alanyl-D-alanine ligase has product MSWSVTLNQLIEALLANPVNLSEVALAQVSSGIQTDTRILKLGEVFLAFRGEKFDGHEFVPSAIANGAIAAIVDYDYENPGLPVIQVKNTLEAYQKLGRWWRDRFDIPVIGVTGSVGKTTTKELIAAVLATKGKVHKTYGNYNNEIGVPKTLLELNEAHDYAVIEMAMRGRGQIAELTQIARPTVGVITNVGTAHIELLGSETAIAEAKCELLAEMPKDSVAILNHDNPLLMAKAAKVWSGEVLTYGLSGGDIHGSLVDNATVEVAGLQLPLPLPGRHNATNYLAALAVTKVLGIEWSSLQAGVNVNMPTGRSQRFSLPNDVIILDETYNAAPEAMLAALQLLADTPGKRKIAVLGAMKELGERSAQLHQRVGETVRNLKLDGLLVLVDGEDAEAIAKSANGVPSECFATHADLVARLKTFVQRGDRLLFKAAHSVGLDRVVSQLRAEFSN; this is encoded by the coding sequence ATGTCTTGGTCTGTTACTTTAAATCAACTAATTGAAGCTCTTTTAGCCAATCCTGTAAATTTATCTGAAGTTGCATTGGCACAAGTCAGTAGTGGTATCCAAACCGATACCAGGATTTTAAAACTTGGGGAAGTGTTTTTGGCTTTCCGGGGGGAAAAATTTGACGGACATGAGTTTGTCCCTAGTGCGATCGCTAATGGTGCGATCGCCGCTATCGTTGATTATGACTATGAAAATCCGGGGCTACCTGTCATCCAAGTTAAAAACACCCTAGAAGCTTATCAAAAACTGGGTAGATGGTGGCGCGATCGCTTCGATATACCTGTGATTGGGGTGACGGGTTCGGTAGGTAAAACAACTACGAAAGAACTGATTGCCGCAGTATTGGCAACAAAAGGTAAAGTCCACAAGACTTACGGCAACTACAATAACGAAATTGGTGTGCCGAAAACCCTCCTCGAACTGAATGAGGCGCACGACTATGCAGTTATTGAAATGGCAATGCGGGGTAGGGGGCAAATTGCCGAACTCACACAAATTGCCCGTCCCACTGTCGGAGTGATTACCAACGTTGGCACAGCACATATTGAGTTACTGGGTTCAGAAACGGCGATCGCTGAGGCAAAATGTGAGTTATTAGCCGAAATGCCCAAGGATAGCGTCGCTATTCTCAACCACGATAATCCTTTACTCATGGCTAAGGCGGCAAAGGTGTGGTCAGGGGAAGTCTTAACCTATGGTTTGTCTGGTGGAGATATTCACGGTTCCTTAGTTGATAATGCCACCGTAGAAGTAGCAGGATTGCAGCTACCTTTACCTTTACCCGGTCGTCACAACGCTACTAATTACCTAGCAGCCTTGGCAGTGACGAAGGTTTTGGGGATTGAATGGTCGAGCTTGCAAGCTGGTGTAAATGTGAATATGCCAACAGGACGATCGCAGCGTTTTAGTTTGCCCAATGATGTGATAATTTTAGATGAGACTTATAATGCTGCACCAGAAGCAATGTTGGCAGCATTGCAGTTATTAGCCGATACACCAGGAAAGCGGAAGATTGCGGTGTTAGGGGCAATGAAAGAATTGGGAGAGCGATCAGCGCAGTTACACCAACGAGTAGGCGAGACTGTACGTAACCTCAAATTAGACGGCTTATTAGTGTTGGTTGATGGTGAAGATGCCGAAGCGATCGCAAAAAGTGCCAATGGTGTGCCATCAGAATGCTTTGCCACACATGCTGATTTAGTCGCTCGATTGAAGACATTTGTGCAGAGGGGCGATCGTTTATTATTTAAAGCTGCTCATTCCGTAGGGCTAGATCGGGTGGTGAGTCAGTTGAGAGCAGAGTTTTCTAACTAA
- a CDS encoding Mo-dependent nitrogenase C-terminal domain-containing protein, whose product MMSTITVTIISVINLLLQPIRQWLESLKIESPKLARQVCTLIPASCPFEREIKLGDRTLIHIPPLCKLNPFYEQLVEIRFKALMYLADECGEDVTQFC is encoded by the coding sequence ATGATGTCTACTATCACAGTTACAATTATCTCTGTTATAAATCTTCTACTGCAACCCATCCGGCAGTGGCTGGAATCTTTAAAAATCGAAAGTCCCAAATTAGCACGTCAAGTTTGTACACTTATTCCTGCTAGCTGTCCATTTGAACGAGAAATTAAATTGGGCGATCGCACTCTCATCCACATCCCACCCCTATGTAAACTCAATCCTTTTTACGAACAATTAGTCGAAATCCGATTTAAAGCTTTAATGTATTTAGCAGACGAATGTGGAGAAGATGTCACGCAGTTTTGCTAA
- a CDS encoding response regulator, producing the protein MTTKRILIIDDEYDIRAVAELALKAVGAWEVSTAASGIEGVAKAAAEQPDVILLDVMMPDMDGIATFQALQANPITQPIPVILLTAKVQAAEQRRFAELGVRAIITKPFKAMKLPAQVATALDWSN; encoded by the coding sequence ATGACTACCAAACGCATTCTCATCATTGATGATGAATATGATATTCGGGCAGTGGCTGAACTCGCCTTGAAAGCGGTGGGTGCATGGGAAGTCTCTACTGCTGCCTCTGGTATTGAGGGAGTGGCTAAAGCGGCTGCCGAACAACCGGATGTCATCCTTTTGGATGTGATGATGCCTGATATGGACGGAATCGCCACTTTTCAAGCTTTGCAAGCAAATCCTATTACTCAGCCAATTCCTGTAATTTTGCTGACGGCAAAGGTGCAAGCCGCCGAACAGAGGCGCTTTGCGGAATTGGGAGTGCGAGCCATCATTACTAAGCCCTTCAAAGCGATGAAATTACCTGCTCAAGTCGCTACTGCTTTAGATTGGTCGAATTGA
- a CDS encoding PAS domain S-box protein → MYSFLVSLPFVPPWLIWLHVLSDTLIAVAYYSIPLTLFYFAPKRQDYPFKIFFLLLSVFMVACGTSYMMEVWTLWHPSYWLSGFIKVITAITSVYTAFVSVNLVPKAWDFLSTRHAEVSNQKLEEAIVNSANYTIISTTQDGVILTFNATAQRWLGYTAEEVIGKTTPEIIHDKNEVMKVAQELSQELGVIIEPGFEVFVAKARQGQVEEREWSYIRKDGSRFPVLLSVTPLYDAENNITGFLGIGSDITARKATEEALRESEYRYATLAQTAPVGIFRNDASGRCIFVNERACNLIGSPPEDILGEGWIQSLHPDDRQRVVTEWNQAVQQSLPFKTEYRFRHVNNFINWVISQAIPERGTNGEVIGYIGTMTDISDRKRTEEELLQLSQALESAVEGISQLDTQGRYLKVNPAYAKITGYEPEEMVGMEWEITVHPDDQEKMMAAYQHMLKNGKVEIEARAMRKDGTAFDKQVVMVKAYNQQQECIGHYCFMKDISDRREVERLKDEFVSVVSHELRTPLTSISGALDLLASGVLPAGSDDAQRMLNIAANNTDRLVRLINDILDIERIESGKIQITPQACDAADLMTQSVEVIEEMAELAGVKISMSPVSANLWADPDRIIQVFTNLLSNAIKFSSPGSTVWLSAEIENGKDNISTTPHILFKVKDQGRGIPTDKLESIFERFGQVDASDSRQKGGTGLGLAICRSILQHHGGQIWADSTLGEGSTFFFTLPIFAKEERENDDFLYLPHTIPEHSTSPTPPLILLCDDDSSVRDVVQVILEKQGYRVMTVGSGQEAVKQAAVNQPDAIILNLMMPQMDGWETLALLKQQSDIKNVPVIILSGLAPDNSKELPHDVSDWIIKPPNVKLLCQALEKATAKQLPAIKVLVVEDDPDLAQLLIALFNRHGTSTFHAQTGREAIQLSQNLIPDLLVLDLGLPECDGFAVVDWLRQYQRLSHVPLVVYTARDLDESDRQRLKLGQTLFLTKGRINTQEFEQRVINLLNRVIFTEVRQ, encoded by the coding sequence ATGTACTCATTTCTAGTTTCACTCCCCTTTGTCCCGCCTTGGCTGATATGGCTGCATGTTTTATCTGACACTTTAATTGCCGTAGCTTATTATTCAATTCCTTTAACTTTGTTCTATTTTGCTCCGAAGCGGCAAGACTATCCTTTTAAAATATTCTTTTTGCTACTTAGTGTTTTTATGGTAGCTTGTGGCACAAGCTACATGATGGAGGTATGGACGCTTTGGCATCCTAGCTATTGGTTATCTGGTTTTATTAAAGTGATTACGGCAATTACTTCTGTGTACACAGCATTTGTAAGCGTGAATTTAGTGCCAAAAGCTTGGGACTTTCTGAGTACAAGACATGCAGAAGTCTCAAATCAGAAACTAGAAGAGGCAATTGTAAATAGTGCCAATTACACAATTATTTCCACAACGCAGGATGGGGTAATTCTCACGTTTAATGCTACTGCGCAACGATGGCTAGGGTACACGGCTGAGGAAGTGATTGGTAAAACAACGCCAGAGATTATCCACGACAAAAATGAAGTGATGAAAGTAGCCCAAGAACTATCTCAAGAATTGGGTGTGATAATTGAGCCAGGATTTGAAGTGTTTGTTGCTAAAGCGCGACAAGGACAAGTAGAGGAGAGGGAATGGTCTTATATTCGTAAAGATGGTTCGCGTTTCCCTGTGCTACTCTCTGTTACCCCTTTATACGATGCAGAAAATAACATAACAGGGTTTCTGGGTATTGGTAGTGATATTACTGCACGCAAAGCTACAGAAGAAGCTTTACGGGAAAGCGAATACCGTTATGCTACCTTGGCGCAAACTGCGCCAGTAGGCATCTTTCGTAATGATGCCTCTGGACGTTGCATTTTTGTCAATGAAAGAGCGTGCAATTTAATCGGCTCACCACCAGAAGATATACTTGGTGAAGGATGGATACAGTCTTTACATCCAGACGATCGCCAGCGTGTTGTTACTGAATGGAATCAAGCAGTACAACAAAGTTTACCCTTCAAAACAGAGTATCGTTTTCGCCATGTTAATAACTTCATTAACTGGGTAATATCACAAGCTATTCCCGAAAGAGGAACTAATGGAGAGGTGATAGGCTATATCGGTACAATGACTGATATTAGCGATCGCAAACGCACAGAAGAAGAACTCCTTCAACTTAGTCAAGCTTTAGAGAGTGCTGTCGAAGGTATTTCTCAGTTAGATACACAGGGACGTTACCTGAAGGTAAATCCCGCCTACGCCAAAATAACTGGATACGAACCAGAAGAAATGGTTGGGATGGAGTGGGAAATAACTGTCCACCCAGACGATCAAGAAAAGATGATGGCAGCCTATCAACACATGCTCAAAAATGGCAAAGTGGAAATTGAAGCCAGAGCCATGCGTAAAGATGGGACGGCTTTTGATAAACAAGTGGTGATGGTGAAAGCCTATAACCAACAGCAGGAATGTATTGGACATTACTGCTTTATGAAGGATATCAGCGATCGCCGGGAGGTGGAACGCCTCAAAGATGAATTTGTTTCTGTAGTCAGTCACGAACTACGTACACCCTTAACATCCATTTCTGGTGCTTTAGACCTACTTGCTAGTGGTGTCTTACCAGCAGGCTCAGATGATGCTCAACGGATGTTAAATATTGCTGCTAATAATACTGATAGGTTAGTGCGTCTCATCAATGACATTTTAGATATTGAACGCATTGAGTCGGGAAAAATCCAAATCACGCCCCAAGCCTGCGACGCTGCCGATTTAATGACTCAATCGGTAGAAGTGATCGAGGAAATGGCAGAGTTGGCAGGGGTTAAAATTTCCATGTCGCCTGTATCTGCCAATCTCTGGGCAGATCCCGACCGCATCATTCAAGTGTTTACCAATCTCCTCAGCAATGCTATTAAATTTTCATCTCCTGGTTCTACAGTTTGGCTGAGTGCGGAAATAGAAAATGGGAAGGACAATATCAGCACGACACCTCACATCTTATTTAAAGTCAAAGACCAAGGTCGGGGTATCCCGACTGATAAACTTGAATCTATCTTTGAGCGTTTTGGACAAGTGGATGCTTCAGATTCCCGTCAAAAAGGGGGTACAGGTTTAGGTTTGGCTATTTGTCGCAGTATTTTGCAGCATCATGGAGGGCAAATTTGGGCAGACAGCACCTTGGGAGAAGGTAGTACTTTCTTTTTTACCTTGCCAATTTTCGCCAAGGAGGAGCGGGAAAACGATGATTTTTTATATCTTCCTCACACCATACCTGAGCATTCTACTAGCCCAACTCCGCCTTTAATACTTCTATGTGATGATGATTCTTCGGTACGGGATGTTGTACAAGTCATCCTGGAAAAGCAAGGTTATCGAGTTATGACTGTGGGATCAGGACAAGAAGCAGTAAAACAGGCGGCAGTAAACCAGCCTGATGCAATTATCCTCAACCTGATGATGCCACAGATGGACGGCTGGGAAACTTTAGCACTTCTCAAACAGCAGTCAGATATAAAAAATGTGCCAGTGATTATTCTAAGTGGTTTAGCCCCTGACAATAGTAAAGAACTTCCCCATGATGTAAGTGATTGGATTATTAAACCGCCAAATGTCAAGTTGTTATGCCAAGCTCTAGAAAAAGCTACCGCTAAACAACTACCAGCCATTAAGGTACTAGTTGTAGAAGATGATCCAGATTTAGCACAATTACTAATAGCCCTGTTCAATCGTCATGGTACTTCTACCTTCCATGCTCAAACAGGGCGGGAAGCTATACAATTGAGCCAAAATCTCATTCCTGACCTATTAGTATTAGATTTAGGCTTACCAGAATGTGATGGCTTTGCTGTGGTTGATTGGTTGCGGCAATATCAGCGTTTATCTCATGTACCTTTAGTAGTGTATACAGCCCGCGATTTAGATGAAAGCGATCGCCAAAGATTAAAACTAGGACAAACCCTATTCCTCACCAAAGGACGCATTAACACCCAAGAATTTGAACAGCGAGTCATTAACTTACTTAACCGTGTGATTTTTACGGAAGTGCGTCAGTGA
- a CDS encoding photosystem II protein Y: MDIDFRVAIVLAPIAVAASWAAFNIGAAALRQVQNFLNREA, translated from the coding sequence ATGGATATTGATTTTCGTGTGGCGATCGTTTTAGCACCTATTGCAGTTGCTGCTAGCTGGGCTGCTTTTAACATCGGTGCTGCTGCCTTAAGACAAGTGCAAAATTTCTTAAACAGAGAAGCTTAA
- a CDS encoding bifunctional folylpolyglutamate synthase/dihydrofolate synthase: MNIDTLLLPFHHFGVNLGLSRIVKLLDNLGNPHERVPVIHVAGTNGKGSVCAYLSSILTEAGYRTGRYTSPHLVDWTERICVNEEQISHENFCKLLLTVQAAISLDDEYPTQFEVITATAWLYFAQQQVDVAVIEVGLGGRLDATNVICDPLVTVITSISREHWQQLGPTVADIAGEKAGILKSGCPAVVGKLPPDAEQVVRSRAQELQCPLILPRPSHQISDKLVQYQSIFQLETIKYPLPLQGQIQLTNSALALATVEVLQQKGWQISQEEIVNGMAKTKWPGRMQWISWKQHKLLIDGAHNPASAQVLRDYVDTLSTQSVTWVMGMLATKDHADILQALLKSNDQLYLVPVPDNNSADTEYLAKLAKDICPQLSLCRTSTDLPLALEAAFNSTDNLVVLCGSLYLIGHFLGTYNKDV; this comes from the coding sequence GTGAACATCGATACTCTACTTCTCCCCTTCCACCATTTTGGCGTTAATCTTGGACTTTCGCGCATTGTCAAATTGTTAGATAATCTTGGCAATCCGCATGAACGAGTTCCTGTAATTCACGTTGCTGGTACAAATGGTAAAGGTTCTGTTTGTGCTTATCTATCCTCGATATTAACTGAGGCTGGTTATCGTACAGGGCGGTATACTTCCCCTCATCTAGTTGATTGGACAGAACGTATTTGCGTCAATGAAGAGCAAATTTCTCATGAGAACTTTTGTAAATTATTATTAACAGTTCAAGCAGCTATTAGCCTTGATGATGAGTATCCGACTCAATTTGAGGTAATTACAGCCACAGCTTGGTTATATTTTGCCCAGCAACAAGTAGATGTCGCGGTGATAGAAGTAGGATTGGGTGGACGGTTGGATGCTACTAATGTTATTTGTGATCCTCTGGTGACGGTGATCACTTCCATTAGTCGTGAACATTGGCAACAATTGGGGCCGACTGTTGCTGATATTGCTGGGGAAAAAGCCGGGATTCTTAAAAGTGGGTGTCCGGCTGTGGTTGGGAAACTACCGCCAGATGCAGAACAAGTAGTGCGATCGCGCGCTCAAGAATTACAATGTCCGTTAATTCTGCCTCGACCTTCTCATCAAATCTCTGACAAATTAGTACAATATCAAAGTATTTTCCAATTAGAAACTATTAAATACCCTCTACCTTTGCAGGGGCAAATTCAACTAACTAATTCCGCTTTAGCATTAGCAACTGTAGAAGTTTTGCAACAAAAAGGTTGGCAGATTTCCCAAGAAGAAATTGTTAACGGTATGGCAAAAACTAAATGGCCTGGGCGAATGCAATGGATTAGTTGGAAACAGCATAAATTGTTAATTGATGGCGCTCATAATCCTGCTTCTGCTCAGGTTCTACGAGATTATGTTGATACGTTAAGTACTCAATCAGTAACTTGGGTTATGGGTATGTTGGCTACTAAAGACCATGCAGATATTTTGCAAGCATTATTAAAATCAAATGACCAACTATATTTAGTACCAGTACCAGATAACAATTCAGCTGATACAGAGTATTTAGCCAAGTTAGCTAAAGATATTTGCCCACAATTAAGCCTTTGTCGAACTTCCACTGATTTACCATTAGCTTTAGAAGCAGCATTTAATTCAACAGATAATTTAGTAGTTTTATGTGGTTCCTTGTATTTAATTGGTCACTTTTTAGGAACTTACAACAAAGACGTTTAA
- a CDS encoding histone deacetylase family protein, protein MISIIYSEKFLQHETGYMHPEQPERLTTIVDSLRSSTLADQIQWLNPSIFRNVIAEIERVHSTKYIESVRAYSARGWGCFESTQISPQSFEVACLAVNAWLDGVDNVWQAGRPSFVLARPPGHHALKDEGMGFCIFCNPAIAAFYALATGQIKRVGILDWDVHHGNGTQAAVENTSNIAFCSIHQSPGYPHTGKSDEHGKFNNVLNLPIAPGSIIQDYCQLFEQKVLPFFQNFQPDILIVSAGYDANQADLLSKINLQPQDYAILTDYCLKITPRVLFGLEGGYELDSLVQSVMETVKQCLNVFVVSS, encoded by the coding sequence ATGATATCCATCATCTATTCAGAAAAATTTCTTCAACATGAAACAGGGTATATGCACCCTGAGCAACCAGAACGATTGACTACAATTGTGGATAGCTTAAGAAGTTCGACACTAGCAGACCAAATTCAATGGTTAAATCCTTCTATTTTTAGAAATGTAATTGCAGAGATTGAACGAGTTCATTCCACCAAATATATTGAGTCAGTTCGAGCCTATTCTGCTAGAGGCTGGGGTTGTTTTGAGTCAACACAGATTTCTCCCCAAAGCTTTGAGGTTGCCTGCCTTGCTGTGAATGCTTGGTTAGATGGGGTTGATAATGTTTGGCAAGCGGGAAGACCAAGCTTTGTTTTAGCTAGACCCCCAGGACATCATGCACTTAAAGATGAAGGGATGGGATTTTGTATTTTCTGTAATCCTGCGATTGCAGCCTTTTACGCTTTGGCAACAGGACAAATCAAGCGAGTGGGAATTTTAGATTGGGACGTACATCATGGTAACGGAACCCAAGCAGCAGTTGAAAATACTTCCAACATTGCTTTTTGTTCAATTCATCAATCACCAGGTTATCCACACACAGGAAAATCTGACGAACATGGCAAATTTAACAACGTATTGAATCTTCCTATTGCTCCAGGCAGCATAATACAAGATTACTGTCAGTTATTTGAGCAAAAGGTATTACCTTTTTTCCAGAATTTCCAGCCAGATATATTAATTGTTAGCGCCGGATATGATGCTAACCAAGCTGATTTACTTTCTAAAATAAATTTACAGCCTCAAGATTACGCCATATTGACTGATTATTGCCTCAAGATTACACCACGAGTTCTTTTTGGTTTAGAAGGCGGTTATGAATTAGACAGTCTTGTTCAATCTGTGATGGAGACAGTCAAGCAGTGTTTAAACGTCTTTGTTGTAAGTTCCTAA
- a CDS encoding SIR2 family NAD-dependent protein deacylase yields the protein MQSLDFSAYRNIVVLTGAGVSAASGIQPFRGQGGLWKDINPFVVADVSVLETNPLSIWQLFGKLRTQLETAQPNAAHLTLAKLEAQLSASQKFTLITQNIDGLHQRAGSLNVIELHGNVNYTRCSNHTCSLTSYLDKYSHQELLPICQLCNSPLRLDIVLFGEQIPVKQEWLVKQSLRDCDLFIAIGTSGTVWPAANFVRSAHYVGARTIFINLEPMKPQNPYFQEEYLGLAEELLPLLFNYEY from the coding sequence ATGCAATCTCTAGATTTTTCTGCCTATCGTAATATCGTTGTTCTTACAGGGGCTGGGGTATCTGCGGCTTCTGGGATTCAACCGTTTCGCGGTCAAGGTGGCTTGTGGAAAGACATTAATCCTTTTGTGGTTGCAGATGTTTCGGTTCTTGAAACTAATCCCTTATCCATCTGGCAACTGTTTGGAAAGCTAAGGACTCAATTAGAAACTGCCCAACCCAACGCGGCTCATCTAACACTAGCTAAATTGGAAGCGCAGTTGTCTGCAAGTCAAAAATTCACCTTAATTACTCAAAATATTGATGGATTGCATCAACGCGCAGGTAGCCTTAATGTGATTGAGCTGCATGGTAATGTTAACTATACACGATGTAGTAATCACACTTGTAGCTTGACATCTTATTTAGACAAATATTCCCATCAAGAACTGCTGCCTATTTGTCAACTTTGTAATTCTCCATTACGTTTAGACATTGTGCTATTTGGTGAGCAAATACCAGTTAAACAAGAATGGCTTGTCAAGCAAAGTTTACGAGATTGTGACCTTTTTATTGCAATAGGTACATCAGGAACTGTCTGGCCTGCTGCTAACTTTGTACGTTCGGCACATTATGTAGGTGCTAGAACTATATTCATCAATCTGGAGCCGATGAAACCTCAGAATCCTTACTTTCAAGAGGAGTATTTAGGCCTTGCTGAAGAACTTTTGCCTTTATTGTTTAATTATGAGTACTAA